One window of Papaver somniferum cultivar HN1 chromosome 9, ASM357369v1, whole genome shotgun sequence genomic DNA carries:
- the LOC113309873 gene encoding thionin-like protein 2, with protein sequence MEGRNIKMTSLMVIVMLGMFVGRSSAFNKDCFVGCLTTCAVTHPDLHMLECPFTCLKKCLSGGAPSNKIESLGGHYCKLGCATANCIKNSTPQYPRGDQVEHCVNSYCTKKCTN encoded by the coding sequence ATGGAAGGGAGAAATATTAAGATGACTTCTTTGATGGTGATAGTGATGTTGGGAATGTTCGTAGGGAGGAGTTCTGCATTCAACAAGGACTGCTTTGTAGGATGTTTGACGACATGTGCTGTTACTCATCCTGACTTGCATATGCTTGAATGCCCATTTACTTGTTTGAAGAAATGTTTATCCGGAGGGGCTCCTTCTAACAAGATTGAGTCTCTTGGTGGTCACTACTGCAAACTTGGTTGTGCTACGGCTAACTGCATCAAGAACAGCACTCCTCAGTATCCTCGTGGAGACCAAGTTGAACATTGTGTTAATTCTTACTGCACTAAGAAATGTACAAATTAA
- the LOC113307691 gene encoding protein HAIKU1-like, which produces MDDDRNSRYNEHLGVNKLGKNIRKSPLHQPNFANSNTTNNKPQPPQPHVYNISKNDFRNIVQQLTGSPSQNQPQPPPPRPTNSLPKQASNRLQKIRPPPLSPINRPPPPQIHNQAPQPHQLQPQGQGPPFNGGGANFGRPGGGQFGQQPAGDANWGGNVVAESPISAYMRYLQNSMLSPRFPQPPPPQQQPQPPQQQPQPPQPHTQLQPGLLPTPPPVPPPFPSPTGAAPALLPAPPPFPSPRGGSGPALLPSPTSQFLLPSPTSQFLLPSPSAYMSFLSPRSSFPPVSPGFPPLTPTFFSQFSHPGVLGPGPQTPNSPGFFFPPSPSGYFPMNSPRWRDQ; this is translated from the coding sequence ATGGATGATGATAGGAACAGTAGATATAATGAACATTTGGGGGTGAATAAATTGGGTAAAAACATCAGGAAATCTCCATTACATCAACCAAACTTTGCAAACAGCAACACCACCAACAATAAGCCACAACCGCCACAGCCACATGTTTATAACATCAGTAAGAATGATTTTAGAAACATAGTTCAGCAATTAACTGGTTCGCCGTCACAGAAtcaaccacaaccaccaccacctagaCCGACTAATAGTCTTCCGAAACAGGCAAGTAATCGTTTACAGAAGATACGTCCACCACCATTGAGTCCGATTAATCGACCACCACCACCTCAGATTCATAATCAGGCTCCACAACCACATCAGCTTCAGCCTCAGGGACAGGGTCCTCCATTTAATGGTGGTGGTGCTAATTTTGGTAGACCTGGTGGTGGGCAATTTGGTCAACAGCCTGCTGGGGATGCAAATTGGGGGGGGAATGTTGTTGCTGAGTCTCCAATTTCAGCTTATATGCGGTATTTACAGAATTCCATGCTTAGTCCTAGATTTCCACAACCTCCTCCTCCTCAACAACAACCTCAACCTCCTCAACAACAGCCACAACCTCCTCAACCACATACTCAACTTCAACCTGGTTTACTTCCTACACCACCACCTGTACCTCCTCCATTTCCATCTCCAACAGGGGCTGCTCCAGCGCTGTTGCCTGCTCCTCCTCCTTTTCCATCTCCAAGAGGAGGGTCTGGTCCTGCGCTTTTGCCGTCTCCAACTTCTCAATTCTTGTTGCCCTCGCCAACCTCACAATTCTTGTTGCCTTCACCAAGTGCATACATGAGCTTTTTGTCTCCGCGTTCTTCATTTCCTCCTGTATCACCTGGATTTCCTCCTCTAACTCCAACTTTCTTTTCACAATTTTCTCACCCGGGGGTTCTGGGTCCTGGGCCACAAACACCAAATTCTCCTGGTTTTTTTTTCCCACCGTCCCCTTCAGGATATTTCCCTATGAACAGTCCTAGATGGAGAGATCAATAG